One genomic region from Populus nigra chromosome 8, ddPopNigr1.1, whole genome shotgun sequence encodes:
- the LOC133700781 gene encoding cuscuta receptor 1-like — MMMKRMGAWIMLLALLTLVGEWYGRCYGCLEEERIGLLEIQSLIDPHRLSLGDWVDSSNCCEWRGIECDNTTRRVIQLSLNDARDFRLGDWVLNASLFLPFKELQSLELGVNSLVGCMENEGFEVLSSKLRELDLYDNRFNNDKSILSCFNGNLSTLKSLDLSRNELTAGSGFEIISSHLGKLENLDLTSNNIFNDSIFSHLRGFSSLKSLNLSYNELTGSTIVNGTFFNSSTLEELHLDRTSLPINFLQNIGALPALQVLSVGGCDLHGTLPAQGWCELKNLKQLDISGNNLGGSLPDCMGNLSSLQLLDVFNNQFTGNIASGPLTNIISLEFLSLSNNLFEVPISMKPFMNHSSLKFFSSENNRLVTEPVAFDNLIPKFQLVFFSLSKTTEALNVEIPDFLYYQYDLRNLDLSHNNITGMFPSWLLKNNTRLEQLYLSDNSFVDALQLQDHPYPNMTLLDISNNNMNGQISKDICLIFPNLNSLMMAKNRFTGCIPSCLGNISSLTILDLSNNQLSTVKLEQLTTIGFLKLSNNNLGGQIPTSVFNSSSLNFLYLSGNNFWGQLSDFPLCGWKRWIVLNLSNNQFSGMLPRCFVNSTQLSAVDLSKNHFKGPIPRDFCKLDQLLYLDLSQNNLSGYIPSCFSPRTLIHVHLSKNRLSGPLTYGFYNSSSLVTMDLQDNSFIDSIPNWIGNLSSLSVLLLRANNFDGELPVQLCLLEQLSILDVSQNQLSGPLPSCLGNLTLKESSQKTLADLGFGFPSWSIEKAYYETMGPSLEDSMYNLGKDFWVNFTEEVIEFTTKNMYYGYKGKVLSYMYGIDLSNNNFVGAIPPEFGNLSKILSLNLSHNNLTGSIPVTFSNLKQIESLDLSYNNLNGAIPPQLTEITTLEVFSVAHNDLSGKTPERKYQFGTFDESCYEGNPFLCGPPLRKNCSEEAVPSQPVPNDEHGDDGFIDMEFFYISFGVCYTVVVMTIAAVLYINPYWRRRWSYFIEDCINTCYYFVVASFRKFSNLRR, encoded by the exons atgatgatgaaaagaaTGGGGGCTTGGATCATGTTGCTAGCATTATTGACTTTGGTTGGCGAATGGTATGGTCGTTGTTATGGATGTTTGGAGGAAGAGAGAATTGGTCTCTTGGAGATCCAATCTTTGATCGACCCACATCGCCTTTCCTTGGGAGATTGGGTGGACAGTAGTAATTGTTGTGAGTGGCGTGGGATCGAGTGTGATAACACTACACGGCGAGTGATCCAACTCTCTCTTAATGATGCAAGGGATTTCAGATTGGGCGATTGGGTTCTCAACGCATCTTTGTTTCTGCCTTTCAAAGAATTGCAAAGTCTCGAATTGGGAGTGAATAGTTTGGTTGGTTGCATGGAGAATGAAG GCTTCGAAGTCCTATCATCAAAACTGAGGGAACTTGACCTATATGATAACCgatttaataatgataaaagcATTTTGTCATGTTTCAATGGTAACCTTTCCACTCTCAAGTCTTTGGATCTATCAAGAAATGAGTTGACAGCTGGATCAG GTTTTGAGATCATATCATCACATTTGGGGAAACTCGAGAACCTTGACCTGACCTCTAATAATATATTCAACGACAGCATTTTCTCACATCTGCGTGGATTTTCATCCCTCAAGTCTTTAAATCTATCATATAATGAGTTGACAGGATCGACGATTGTCAATG gGACTTTCTTCAATTCTAGCACCCTTGAAGAATTGCATCTAGATCGTACTTCTCTCCCAATAAACTTTCTCCAGAACATTGGAGCATTGCCTGCTCTTCAAGTCTTGTCTGTTGGTGGATGTGACCTCCATGGCACCCTACCCGCTCAAG GTTGGTGTGAATTGAAGAATCTGAAGCAGTTAGATATCTCTGGAAATAATTTAGGAGGTTCACTCCCAGATTGTATGGGAAACTTGTCATCTCTACAACTATTAGATgtttttaataaccagtttactGGAAATATTGCCTCTGGTCCTCTTACTAACATCATATCCCTTGAATTCCTTTCACTATCAAATAACCTCTTTGAAGTTCCCATTTCAATGAAGCCTTTTATGAACCACTCAAGCCTCAAGTTCTTCTCCAGTGAGAACAACAGACTAGTAACAGAACCTGTTGCCTTTGATAATTTGATTCCAAAGTTCCAACTAGTCTTTTTTAGCTTGTCAAAAACAACGGAAGCACTCAATGTAGAAATTCCTGACTTCCTCTATTACCAATACGACTTAAGAAACCTTGATCTCTCCCACAACAACATCACCGGAATGTTTCCATCGTGGTTGCTTAAGAACAATACACGATTGGAGCAACTATATCTGAGTGACAACTCCTTTGTTGATGCTTTGCAGTTGCAAGATCACCCATATCCGAATATGACCTTATTAGATATATCCAACAACAACATGAACGGTCAAATTTCAAAAGATATTTGTTTGATCTTTCCAAATCTAAACAGCTTAATGATGGCTAAGAATAGATTCACAGGTTGTATTCCTTCTTGTTTAGGAAATATTAGCTCTTTGACAATTTTAGATTTATCCAACAATCAGTTGTCCACAGTAAAACTAGAACAACTAACAACAATAGGGTTTCTCAAGCTGTCAAACAACAATTTGGGTGGGCAAATACCGACCTCGGTGTTCAATTCTTCTAGCCTGAATTTTCTCTACCTAAGTGGTAACAACTTTTGGGGTCAGTTATCAGATTTTCCATTATGTGGGTGGAAAAGGTGGATTGTATTGAATTTGAGCAACAATCAATTTTCAGGCATGCTTCCAAGGTGCTTCGTCAATTCTACGCAACTAAGCGCAGTTGATTTGTCCAAAAACCATTTTAAGGGTCCGATCCCAAGAGACTTTTGTAAGCTTGACCAGCTTTTATATTTGGACCTTTCTCAGAACAACTTGTCTGGATATATACCATCTTGTTTCAGTCCACGGACTCTAATCCATGTGCATCTATCCAAAAATAGATTGAGCGGTCCATTAACATATGGTTTTTATAACAGCTCTTCCCTGGTTACGATGGATCTTCAAGACAATAGCTTCATCGACTCCATTCCAAATTGGATTGGCAATCTTTCATCATTGAGTGTTCTTCTTCTGAGGGCTAATAACTTTGATGGTGAGCTCCCTGTTCAGTTATGCTTGTTAGAACAATTAAGCATTTTGGATGTTTCACAAAACCAGCTCTCTGGTCCACTACCCTCCTGTTTGGGCAATCTTACTCTCAAGGAAAGTTCCCAGAAAACGCTCGCAGATCTCGGATTTGGTTTTCCGTCATGGTCCATAGAAAAAGCTTATTATGAAACAATGGGTCCATCACTAGAGGATAGTATGTATAACTTGGGAAAGGATTTTTGGGTTAACTTTACAGAAGAAGTGATAGAATTTACAactaaaaatatgtattatggTTACAAGGGGAAAGTTCTGAGCTACATGTATGGTATTGATCTCTCCAATAACAACTTCGTAGGAGCAATCCCACCAGAATTTGGAAACTTGAGTAAGATACTGTCATTAAACTTATCACACAACAATCTCACTGGATCTATCCCTGTAACATTCTCAAACCTAAAGCAGATTGAGAGTTTGGATCTTTCTTACAACAACTTGAATGGTGCCATCCCTCCACAACTTACTGAAATTACCACACTGGAAGTTTTTAGTGTGGCGCACAATGATTTGTCAGGAAAGACACCCGAGAGAAAATATCAGTTTGGGACCTTCGATGAAAGCTGTTACGAAGGAAATCCTTTCTTATGTGGACCTCCATTGCGAAAAAATTGTAGTGAGGAAGCAGTGCCATCCCAGCCAGTGCCTAATGATGAACACGGAGATGATGGTTTCATAGACATGGAGTTTTTCTACATCAGCTTCGGTGTATGTTACACAGTTGTGGTAATGACAATTGCAGCAGTTCTTTACATCAATCCATATTGGCGACGCAGGTGGTCGTACTTCATCGAAGACTGCATAAATACTTGCTACTATTTTGTGGTGGCTAGTTTTCGCAAGTTCTCCAACTTGAGAAGGTGA